ACGACTCAATGGTTTTATTGTCCTACATTTACTGGGGGCAATGTACTTTTTCACACTGTTAGCAGTCGTATGTAATGACTACTTTTTGCCGTCTGTGGAATGTATTTGTAGTGATCTTAATATATCAAAGGTAATTACAACAACTTATCTAACTTGTCCTTGTGTAACTCTGTAATTCAAAGGATGTTGCTGCCGCTACTTTCATGGCTACAGGTATGTAACAGTCATGTGTAATAAAAAAGAGTGTTCTGACACGATTGTCTAAATAACAGCAACTACAACCCCTGAATTTTTTACCAATGTCATCAGTACATTCGTCATGGATTCTGACATGGGAGTGGGTACAATAATTGGATCTCTGATGTTTAATACGCTCGGCGTTGCAGCCGTTGCAGGGATAGCTTCAGTTTCTGTTAGAACTTCGTAGAATAATCTCGATGTACGTTGACATTAACGTTGCTTTCTCCAAATAGGTAGTGAAATTAGAGTGGTGGCCCATTACAAGAGATTCGGTATTGTATTCCGTTCATCTGTTGGTTCTCATTTTATTTGCATGGGATTCCAAAATAACTTTGTACGAATCGATCGTGCTGGTCATCTTGTACTTCACGtattttgtgattttgtttcaaaatacTCGAATTAGGAATTTCGTTACTGGACTCTTTGCCGGAAGAAGCAGCTGTCGTAAAAGCTATGGTAAGTACTTAACTTTTAAACAACAATTTAGATCCATTCATTGAACAACAATAGGAAGCTGATTTAAGTTAAATAAGAATGTAGGGCTAAAAGAGtggaaatttctgaaatttgcagggactatttttgaggtAATCATTTTCCAAtcttttcttgaattttcacatattttccaacattttcccaaaaaaaaatcttttcttttttgggaaaattgcaggaaaattcgggaaaatgtttcaaaaacgtttgtcgtgcacatttcaaaattgatgcTAGCCGCACAGCTATATATGTGCGTAATGTTAATGTATTTAAAAGTTTATTGGCCTTTGTTTCGCCTAagaaaatctataaaaaagATCTCTTACCGTAAGCGTAAGTGTAAACCGGTGAACATACgacgaatattttgtaaacagCAGGGAGATACtttcatttcatatatttttttcggtgtaCAATACTTCTGTATATTATCTACTTAGTCGATTTCCACACTTCTCGCCGATAAGATTTTTTAAAACGTGTTGATTGACTCAATTGAAATGAGATAGTGAATTCAAGTGTATTACTACAATCAAAGCCTGCGACTGCAACTCTTGACATTGTGACCATATCTGCACTCGAATGCAGCTCTTAGAAATCGTAATCGTCATTTCGAATTAATTACAGACTTTCCGCTTCCATCACCAAATGAAATCAATGACACACCATCCAGGTATGACCAGAACAATAATACTTCAAATCAGGAAAAACCGATTTACTACATCAACGGTGAATCAAGCTGTCAATCAGTCCATGCAGTAGACGATTCAACGGATGTAGACAGTCTGTGGTCATTCCCGAATGGGAGATGGCAGAAAAAGTTTTGGTGGACATATACGTGgccaattaaatttattcttaCGATTACGATACCGAGTccgaaaacatacaaaaagcTCTACCCACTGTCATTTGTTCTATGTATCGTTTGGATTGGGATCAATTCGTATCTTATAGTTTGGATGATGACCGTTGTTGGTTAGTGTTTTTCGTTGATCGTCATCGAATTTGAAACGAttcaaaatgacattttctTTAGGCTACACTTTTGCTATACCCGAGAATGTAATGGGATTAACATTGTTGGCTGCTGGAGGTTGCATGCCCGAAGCAATTTCAAGTGTTTTGATGATTCGTAAAGGTAGAGATAATATCTCCGATACCTTTTCCAACGTCTAATTGTTCAATTTCCAGGCGAAAGCGGAATTGGCGTATCAAACTCATTGGGTGCAAATTCACTCGCCATATTAATGTCGCTAGGCGTTCCGTGGCTCATACGAAACCTTATTTATCAGAGTACCACTGATAAATCgtttattgttttaaattcCTATGGCGTTGAATATACGATTGCGTCGCTGTTAGTAGCAACGATATTGTTGTATGTCGTATTAGCAATTGCAAAATATCGTCTCAATAAAAAGGTTGGATTCTCATTGTTGACTATTTACGCGATATTTTTGACGCTTGGTATCCTGATGGAGCTAGATATTTTGTTACCATCCGGTAACTGTACataggaaattttttatttatttatttttagttaaatttttgcttacAATAAAGATTTATGCCAaacaaactgaaaatattttcttcaccAAACTGTTCTAACAATCTGTGTGAGTATGAGTAAATTCCATTAATTGTACTCAAAGCTTGAGCTTCACGTCATTTTCGAGTCGAAAAATGTGCTGAATTGAATGAGTTTTAAGAAATCTTGCTATTATTATGGAGATGCCTCAATAGCATCGCTTTGTTAACGATGAAAGATTCTGGAGCCTAAAGAAGTACTTTGCACCCTTTGCACTCTTCgttataatagttatttatgacatcgagtgcgaagtactttattaggctcgtGTAATTATGACGCGAGGTCGCAggccacagaggcatctaaagtttgcaaattttgcatattatgatgctgagtggcataaatgTTATATAAGAAATGGCAATGAATATGTCTGCGAATAAATGCGACGAAATATATACCCACTAAATAAGCAACAAGCCATCTAGTTATTGATCGTTTACCGAGATCCTGCGCCCACAAAATTGTATATCAAAATGTAGTACAATCTCGCAGACATCAAAATATTCCGGATgggtttcattttaattatcatgtccggagcgatagcggaggacttgacgcagtctaacttccaaaaaagaacgaagaaatttttttgagacgcgcaactatatataggcgagaatttaagtttctttcctttggcctgtatcaccacaaatcctattctatcttattcgcgcttcaaatacgagcaaaacgagctattactcgactatgtagctttaaaattgccggagatacatcgttttgaagttggtcattttgatagaaaatgcaccaaattaacgttttccaaacaatcaaaatctttcaacttactctgtatgtttctatctatctgtctatctatctatcgacggtcgatctcggaaactagtcagccaatctccatgaaattttgcaggaacctcagggtgggcataaaaatgaaaatgtgatacgccattaccccaggaaaaaccagaattttgttttattggcctcgaagtggtttctgagtgtggttttcgagggtcgggaacgcgttttcggctgtagcttagctgtattgaaacctacagaggcgtgcgacccatcaaatgaaaggtattcgtaacacgattcgaacaaaaaaataattaaaaaaatcgggtcagattcgtttgagctagagtgattagagtgaccaaattttgagctactcgagcgtaggatgaaaggactaatatttttttgggagatagagaattactttcttcggcaaagtctcagagttttacgagtagaacagaggggcatatgtgaaaaatgtcgaaagttggaaatgggtgggtcaattatgtttttagaggtatttcttgaatggtgacagatagagagttactttcttcggcaaagtctcagagttttacgagtagaacataggggcatatgtgaaaaatgtcgaaagttggaaatgggattttggagatatttcttgaatggtggcagatagagaattactttcgtcaaattttcgattttcgtcaaattttctgaatttcgtcagattttggaatttcgtcaaattttcgattttcgtcaaattttcaaattccgtcaaattttcgaatttcgtcaaatttcgtcaaattttcgaatttcgtcaaatttcggcaaatttcgtcaaattttcaaattacgtcaaattttcaaatttcgtcaaattttcgaatttcgtcaaattttcaaatttcgtcaaatttcgtcaaatttttaaatttcgtcaaattttcgaatttcgtcaaattttcaaatttcgtcaaattttcgaatttcgtcaaattttcgaatttcgtcaaattttcgaatttcgtcaaattttcgattttcgtaaaatttttgaattaaaactgtaaactgttataaaaagcagtgttgactacacttctaaaacgactgatatcccaacaaaaatctcttcgagaaaagtgtgacgcagtctttgaaatacaatttctaaaatgaatgatatcgctagagttgacgctttcagcttcgttacgcaaaaattaaattttacacccaattagttcaaacaagctggcttaggttttctcatcatctgccaaataatttttacaaaaaaaaaatttagactggtaacaaccaaaattttaccaaaaaaatctgcgtcgcatgtggcagataaattttcttgctggtctgttcctgaacatttgccactttgcgacgcagatttttttggtaaaattttggttgtttccagtcaaatttttttttgttaaaaattatttggcagatgatgagaaaaactaagccagcttgtttgaactaattgggtgtaaaatttaatttttgcgtaacgaagctgaaagcgtcaactctagcgatatcattcattttagaaattgtatttcaaagactgcgtcacacttttctcgaagagatttttgttgggattcaTAATTCTACCAAACTAAACAGTGTATTTAGCGGTAAATAGGCACTTCCCATCATAATCACAGCACCATTCAAACGAGGACTATGATTTGAATGTTCAACTTGCCACTTTGCTTATGTTGAGCTATCACCAGCTGTAATCAACGTACAAATTACAGAATATTTAATCCGTTCTGAGGCCACGTTCGCTTTTATTTATATTCGACGAAATGCACAGCCATTCAGTCGATTGGGAGTTTCTACTAGAACATGAAtttccatcaaattttcatcgtcATAAATGTTCTGTCGCCGTGTGTGCAACTACAATATCATCATCAGGAAATTGTGCTCATCAATCGGTTAAacgatttcttcaaatttgaccacAACATATTTCTGGTCGATTCATCGGTAGATGTGGGACGATTTATACATCCCGTTAATCAATGTGACATTGTACCCATGAGTTCATACCGCTTTAAGTTCAGTTATGACGAGGGAATTAAAGGATTGGACAGATTGACGAGAATCAATAGCAAGAATCCGTTGATGATTATTGTAGTCGAAAGTGGTGCGCTCGAAGGGAAAGGTAGTTCGAGCCTACCAGCTCGATTCATACAATTGCATCGGCTGCAgcgaaatatgaaaattgggTTCTTCATTTCACGGCCGTTTGCTGACAATGTGGTGCTACAGGAATTATTCCGTTGGTGTTGGAACCATGGtttgacgaatatttttattgcgaCGTTTTCGAGTCAACATGACTCCGTTGAACCGTTGAACATTTTCAAGTTCGATCCGTTCGTGAAGTTTCGTGTGATAAACGTAAGTGGCAACGAGTCggttggaaacatttttccggATAAAAAGGTCAACTTCCAGCTGCACCCCCTTCTGTTTCCACCCCAATATGTGGTAACGACCTTAACAACGGAAATGCAACAAATATTCTCCCGAGCTATGAATGCGACGCAAGCTACTTCACAAGCACTGAACGACACCGACATCATTGCAATGTCGAATATAGTCTTAACTAACTGGCACAACGAAATTGGAGCTTGGACAGGCTTGAGTTTGTATCCGATTATGATGACAACATTTGTGTTTGTCGTACCGGAAGCTATTCCATTTGCGAGCATCAGTTCTTATTTGAAAACAGTTTCATCGGACAGAATGTACGGTTGGTCTACAGCCATAATAGTCTTGCTCGTAATACTTCTGACCGTGACTCGACGCAATAAACGCGAAATTTTCCGTAGTGCGGTCGATGTTATCAACTTATTAATCGGTGATAACCTGGCCATTAGATACCAGAAACTGTTACCTGCTGAAGCTACCCTCATCGTCCCATTAACgttcatcggatttttcatGGTAAATGGACTTTCGTCGATGAAccaaagctttcatactcgaCCAACTATGTATAAACAAATCAACTCAATTGACGATCTGTATCAGTCTACGATTCCAATTTTGGTCCCACCTGGATACTGGGAAAACGAAATCCTCAATATTCTGAACGATCAATTTAAACAACGAGATTGGAGACGCAAAATCCGTACATTGAACACTTCGGATTTGAATCGAGAAATTTACTTGCGAAACTCTTCTATATCATTTCTCACATTGGATAAAGCGgcgaaaattttgatagcaaGCCAGAGGCGGTGGGGCGTACGAGGATATCGTGTCATTGGTGAATCCACAGCATTCACGAAAAAGTTGCATTCATTCTATGtgaacgaaaattttccattcattgAATGTGCTAACGACGTAACACTCCGAACGCAGAGTGCGGGACTATTGATAAAGTGGAGCAATGACGAAATGGACAACCAATCGAAAGTTATCAATGTCGATCTGAACAAAGTTCCCGACACGGAACACCTTCCTGAACAGATTTTTATCGTTTATGGTTGGATTGCTGGTTGTGTAGTGTTTAGTATAGAAATTGTTTGGTCAGCATTGTCGTCGGTGATCATCAGACGATTAAGGTGAAATGGCTTTGATAATTCTGTGTCATAGTTTTTGGAAGTGCGTGGGGATAATAACTGGTTTTTGACTACAGTCGAACTATACCGcgctttttatgtttttgtggtTTAGCCTAACGCTGCAAATTTTGCCATTTTTCGCGGAAAATTTACGGGAAAGCGATTTGTAAACTTCTACGATCAAATAATGGAAGCTCCTCCAACTTTTcattattaaaatataaatgaagAGCAAAACGACGTAAGTGCGATTATAGCTCTAAGAAGGTGATTTCTTCTCagctaattttatttttgttaaatgaaattccaaTGAAGCGTGTTGTGAGCAGCGATTTGAACTACAAACTCAGTTATGATGactatcaaattaattaaatttattggatGAACATGATAACAGAACGATTAGTAAGTACTTTCTAAACCATCTGAATTGAATATTGCTTAAGTTAAGGGTAATgtacacatggctaaattgttgcctacattttggcgcaaaactgttattgttttgatggtaattttggactcgagtcatttttggaaaaagtacgtgcatcgtttggtgttaaaatgtgttagctaacagtaaaaaattgaaatgtcaacGGACCTAGGTCCGAGAAACCTCGATATTTCACgaacattttcatatattttcagttttctcgGACCTATATCTTTattaacatttcaattttttactcaaaGCTACcccattttaacaccaaacgattttcatactttttccaaaaaatgcgagtccaaaatgatcatcaaaataataataattttgcgctcaaatgtaggcaacaatttaccCATGTGAAGATTGCTCTTAAGACGAATCGTTTCAACACTAAATTGTAGCTTAAAGTTCGAAAAAATGATAACTTCCTGGAAAAAGGGAGACCATCGTCTTGTGTCAAGAAATGTTGAGTGTTGCTTTGAGTAAGAAATGATAAACGTCTGTGGTGAAGTAACCTACTACGAGAAAACATAATAGCATAATGAATGAGAGTCACTCTTTCATATATGATAATAGTTCACTAAACTTGGTACAAATTCTGAGTTTTGTCATTGTATGCTACATCACAACAAACACTTATCAATGTTCCTTAAAGCCAACACTGCTTGACACAAAACGATGGTCgcatttttatcattttttcgcacaaattTAGACTATAATTCAGTGTTGTGTCGATTCGTCTTAATTTCTACGTCGTTTTATCGTTTCTCttgtaagaaatttttgagtgTAAATGGTTCAGATATAAACTAAGTATTGTGACGGGTCTTTGGTTAAGTGGTCTGCTGAATAACAGTATAAATATGGTGGAGATGCCCTAGTATTCATGTTGTAAGTATTATGTGAAGAAACGAA
Above is a genomic segment from Bradysia coprophila strain Holo2 unplaced genomic scaffold, BU_Bcop_v1 contig_24, whole genome shotgun sequence containing:
- the LOC119077611 gene encoding sodium/potassium/calcium exchanger 4-like — protein: MVKIIILLWMTLWTAQNVVSDEIMYADIADKQTSVNHSDTETSANHIHLITALHERFAKNQNQSPECMVNSSIDEFPDDIFTNEQRLNGFIVLHLLGAMYFFTLLAVVCNDYFLPSVECICSDLNISKDVAAATFMATATTTPEFFTNVISTFVMDSDMGVGTIIGSLMFNTLGVAAVAGIASVSVVKLEWWPITRDSVLYSVHLLVLILFAWDSKITLYESIVLVILYFTYFVILFQNTRIRNFVTGLFAGRSSCRKSYDFPLPSPNEINDTPSRYDQNNNTSNQEKPIYYINGESSCQSVHAVDDSTDVDSLWSFPNGRWQKKFWWTYTWPIKFILTITIPSPKTYKKLYPLSFVLCIVWIGINSYLIVWMMTVVGYTFAIPENVMGLTLLAAGGCMPEAISSVLMIRKGESGIGVSNSLGANSLAILMSLGVPWLIRNLIYQSTTDKSFIVLNSYGVEYTIASLLVATILLYVVLAIAKYRLNKKVGFSLLTIYAIFLTLGILMELDILLPSGNCT